A portion of the Etheostoma cragini isolate CJK2018 chromosome 13, CSU_Ecrag_1.0, whole genome shotgun sequence genome contains these proteins:
- the rxfp2a gene encoding relaxin receptor 2a: MSAGKLLSLWMDVAVIILLVHLTHTETRALLTSRPDVSSKCPLGQFPCGNISDCLPQVLQCNGHKDCPNGADERRCGDNIGWADLFGQTLQDANHVDQYLLNECFLQEYPDSCDCIQTDVECVEVNLEDVPLLSPNVSFLSLRSNKIRVLSDLVFSKYSFLERLFLQNNSLQFISKRAFSGLHNLKRLFLSENLISSLSPGVFGDLHQLEWLMLDHNPLSGLSKDTFIGLQSLIYLSMVGASLQQLPHPSFCQHMPALDWLDLEGNQIQTLNYSILKTCSKLEVLLLMDNKIRRVPENTFQSLWKLAELNLSSNKIRELPKNTFKSLSKSLLKLNISHNPLLRIHPSHFHHLTHLQSLALEGIEIPDIQTKIFLPMNNLSHIYFKKFQYCSYAPHVRSCKPNTDGISSFEDLLANVVLRVSVWVMAFITCFGNLFVIGMRSLIRAENNLHAACIKVLCCADCLMGVYLFFVGVFDVKFRGQYNRNALLWMESVECRTIGFLAMLSSEVSVLLLTYLTLEKFLVIVFPFSNLRPGKLQTVVALASIWVLGFIIAAVPLMNEDVFGNYYGRNGVCFPLHSDRQEKPTAKGYSTGIFLGLNLVAFLVIAFSYSSMFYSIYKTGINATDLRSRLHRDVAVANRFFFIVFSDALCWIPIFLVKVLSLLEVEIPGTISSWVVIFILPINSALNPILYTLTTSFFREQVEVLLCRWQRRHILKKDRKSLTSSTIFMDTSRPPCYQPPAYLQSLTGADPRYA, encoded by the exons ATGAGCGCAGGAAAACTTCTGAGTCTCTGGATGGATGTAGCTGTCATCATTTTGCTCGTCCACCTGACCCATACTGAGACTAGAG CGTTGCTGACCAGCAGGCCGGACGTGTCCTCCAAATGTCCCCTCGGTCAATTCCCCTGTGGGAACATAAGTGATTGTCTCCCACAGGTTTTGCAGTGTAACGGACACAAGGACTGTCCAAATGGAGCAGATGAGCGGCGCTGTG GGGACAACATCGGATGGGCGGACTTATTTGGTCAAACGCTACAAGATGCCAACCATGTGGACCAGTACTTGCTGAATGAGTgtt tcttgCAGGAGTATCCAGACAGTTGTGACTGCATACAGACGGATGTCGAGTGTGTGGAGGTCAACCTGGAAGACGTTCCTCTACTCTCTCCTAATGTTAGCTTTCT GTCACTGAGGAGCAACAAGATCCGAGTGTTGTCTGATTTAGTTTTCTCAAAATACTCTTTTCTAGAGAGACT ATTTCTGCAAAACAACAGCCTCCAGTTCATATCCAAACGTGCTTTCAGCGGCTTGCACAATTTAAAGAGGTT GTTTCTAAGTGAGAACTTGATATCCTCCCTTAGTCCTGGTGTGTTTGGGGATCTCCATCAGTTAGAGTGGCT GATGTTGGATCATAACCCACTAAGCGGCTTGTCCAAGGACACTTTCATCGGGCTCCAGTCTCTCATATACCT ATCCATGGTGGGCGCCTCGCTGCAGCAGCTTCCACACCCGAGCTTCTGTCAACACATGCCTGCCTTGGACTGGCT gGACCTTGAGGGAAACCAGATTCAAACTCTCAATTACTCAATCTTGAAGACTTGCAGCAAGCTTGAAGTTCT ATTGCTGATGGACAACAAGATCAGAAGAGTTCCCGAAAACACCTTCCAGTCTCTGTGGAAACTAGCCGAACT GAATCTGTCCAGCAACAAGATCAGGGAGTTGCCGAAAAACACCTTTAAGAGCCTCTCCAAGTCCCTTCTTAAACT AAATATCTCCCACAATCCCCTCCTCCGCATTCACCCCAGCCACTTCCACCACCTGACACATCTTCAGTCTCT GGCGCTGGAGGGGATAGAGATCCCAGACATACAGACTAAGATATTTCTGCCTATGAATAATCTTTCCCACAT CTACTTTAAGAAGTTCCAGTACTGCTCCTATGCACCCCATGTCAGGTCCTGTAAGCCCAACACAGATGGCATCTCTTCCTTTGAGGACCTGCTGGCTAACGTAGTGCTGCGGGTGTCTGTCTGGGTCATGGCCTTCATTACTTGCTTCGGTAACCTCTTTGTTATCGGCATGAGGTCACTGATACGAGCAGAGAACAACCTGCATGCTGCCTGCATCAAAGTCCTCTGCT GTGCAGACTGCCTCATGGGTGTGTACCTGTTTTTTGTTGGAGTGTTTGATGTGAAATTCCGCGGGCAGTACAATCGTAACGCCCTGCTCTGGATGGAGAGCGTGGAGTGTCGGACTATTGGATTCCTGGCCATGCTTTCCTCAGAG gtgTCTGTTCTCCTTCTGACCTACCTGACTCTGGAAAAGTTTCTAGTTATAGTCTTCCCCTTCAGCAATCTGCGGCCAGGCAAACTTCAAACTGTG GTGGCCCTGGCCTCTATCTGGGTCCTGGGGTTCATTATTGCTGCTGTGCCCCTGATGAATGAGGACGTGTTTGGAAACTACTACGGACGTAATGGGGTCTGCTTTCCCCTGCACTCTGACAGGCAAGAAAAACCTACAGCCAAAGGATATTCAACAGGGATTTTTTTGG GTCTAAACCTGGTGGCGTTCCTGGTGATTGCCTTCTCCTACTCCAGCATGTTTTACTCCATCTATAAAACCGGCATCAATGCCACAGACTTGAGGAGCAGATTGCACAGAGACGTGGCTGTGGCCAACAGATTCTTCTTCATAGTGTTCTCTGATGCCCTCTGCTGGATTCCCATATTTTTGGTGAAAGTCCTCTCACTATTGGAGGTGGAAATACCTG GCACCATCTCCAGCTGGGTAGTCATCTTCATCCTTCCCATCAACAGCGCCTTGAACCCCATCCTTTACACCTTGACCACCAGCTTCTTCAGAGAGCAGGTGGAAGTCTTACTCTGTCGTTGGCAAAGAAGacacatcttaaaaaaagaccGCAAAAGCCTCACCTCCTCTACAATCTTCATGGACACGTCACGGCCTCCTTGTTACCAGCCACCAGCCTACCTGCAGTCACTTACTGGCGCAGATCCCCGCTATGCCTAA